AGTAGAAAGGGGCGGTCAGTGCGGTTTGCCGCGACGCGAACGGAGTATATTTGGGAGCATCTTCGGTGGTGTTTGAAGGCCTCACACATCCAACAACACTGGAGGCAATAGCATGCAGCGAAGCAATGTCCCTTGCTTTTGATCTAAACCTTACGAGGGTGCAAATAGCCACTGATTGTCTCCAAGCGGTCCGCAATGTCAAAGAGGTCAATCTTTGCAGCTATGGAGTGATCATCAAGGAAATTTTAatgaagaaggtgatgttttCAGAGGTTTCAGTTAGCCATGAATATAGAGCTTGCAATGTAGAAGCACACAGTCTTGTGAAAGCTGCTACTTCTTTGGAGAGTGGGCGTCATATTTGGCTCCCCTCACCCCCACCCATAGCTTGTATCCCTATAAACATTGTTTAAATAAAGCTATATGGTAATCTAAAAAAACCTGTGAGATAACTCCCCCCCTAAAAAAAATGTGAGATATTCTTTCCAAAAAAGAAAAACCAGTGATATTCTTTcggaaaaaaaggagaaaagagcTCATTTTGCATAGAAATTAGAATGGATTCTGCTTTAGTGATTTTGTTATGCATCATCACACAAGATGGCATGGTAGTGAGCAGCTCagccccacttcacaaaaaactcGCTCGTCTGATTCACATGTGCATATATACAAGAACCAGAGGTTCACAAATTCACAGTGATGGAAATGAAACGAGCAATTAAACACCGTAAGTATACAACATGCTTCTGTTTTAATGGATCACCAGCAGTACGTGTGACAAGGAGTCTCTAAATCTCCACGGACATATAGGTCGCCGAGTAATCGGGCATCCTGTGCAGCCGCGTGAGGATGCCCTCGGCGGCCTGCTTGACGCCGGCGTCGCCCTTGTGGAAGGCGCTCACCAGCGCCGCCGGCAGCACCCTGTCCCCGGTCACCTCCCTCACGCACCGGTCGTCGCCGTGCGCCAGGAACTTGTCCACCATGCAGAAGCACTTCTGCCACAGCACGTTCTCCCTGTGCTGCCTCAGCGCCCCGAGCACGCGCCGAGGGGCGTCCAGCTCCGCGAGGACGGCCACGCTCCTCTCCACGTCCACCCGGTCGTCGACGAGCGTGCACAGCGCTCCCAGCGCGGCCTCCACGACCCGGGGGCTGTCGCTCTCGAGACTGCCAAGGAGGCCCTCGACGGTGCCGGCCTCGAGGAGGCAGAAGGACGTCACCGTGGAGCAGACTCCCCGGTGCACCGGGCAGACGGGTTGTTGGTGTTGGAGGGTCTTGTTGCCTTGCGCCCTTGTGGTCATTAGGCGCTTCAGCATTGTTTTCTTCTTTGGCCGTGGGCCCTCCTCCGGCAGCATCTGCGACAGCTTGATGGACTGGTAGCTGAGGTTTTCTAGCCCCACGGCGGCGAGCCGCTGCACCTCAGCGCTTCCGGCAGCTCCGGCGAGGAGTTCAGTCAGCACTGAGGCCAAGCTGTGGTCCATCACTTCCTTCAGAACGGTCGGGTTGTACAGCGTCGCGGTGAGCCGCACCAGCGAGCCCACCAGACCCTCCATGTACTGTACCGCGTACCTGCTCCTTCTCTTTGCGCTGCTCTGCATCTCTTCTATCCCGCTCAGTAGAACCGCCACGGCGCCCTCCTGCACCAGTGCAAGGTTGAGCGAGATGTTTCGGTGTGGTAGCCTTGAGAGGAGTGTCACCGAAGCAGCATGCCGCTCGGTGATTTGCCTGGCGTGGCTGATGCTTCTGACTAGCCTGCCCGGCTGCCCCTGCGTCTTGCAGAGCCTCTCGGCGATGGTGTGGCCAATGTGCGCAGACAGAGTAATGAGCAGCCTCGTCGCAGCAATGCTAAGCGCCTCCATTGGGGAGCTCATGAGCTCCACAATGGCATGGCCGCGGTGGTTCTCCCTGACGACTGAGACCATGACATCCAGGGGCTTGGCGAATGCGGTGAGCGCGAGTAGTAGGCGGATGATGCTGAGGTTGAAGTCGTCGGGTACGAAGCACTTGAGCATGCACACAAAGTTATAGATGCAATACTTGGACGTGAGGACGTGGCCTTCCTTGTTCACCACGGTGGTGTCTGGATCAATGCCGGACTCAACAATGTTGGCTAGGGCGGTGGCAGCCTTGGCCTTGTAGCTCTCGGGTTCGTCATCTATCTTCCTTATGAAAAGCTCCTCGACCATGACCAGGACAGCACCTGCCTCAACGAGCACCTTGCTGTTGGGGTGGTGCGAGGAAAGCTGGACCAGCACATCGAGTGCTGCCTTATGGACCACCGTGTTGCAACTGCGCACCATCTTGATGAGGACGCCCGACGTGCTCTCGGTGATTTCAATGGTGACTTCCTGGTATAGGACCAACTCGCTTAGGTAGCTGATCATCTCCATCTGCACCTCTTCTGGACCTGTTTTGGAATCTTCATGTCAGCttaaagttcaattaattatAGGAGCAAGAGGCCCTGAGTCTCAAAACCCTTATTTGGGATGTTATAAGTTGAGGCAATCCTAACATGTGCAGCTGTAGTGGAACAACTATTAAATGACAAGAGGGTTTATACTTTTTGAAAATCTAGGTGGTTCAAATACAATCAGACTTGCAAGAAAACAATAGCAAATATGCTCTCTCACTGTGCTTAACTAGCATAACACACTTCAATGAACCAAAACAAGTTATGAAATTTCTTCAGAGGCATACCTTCAACAAGATGACTCCAAAGGGGTCCTAGGTAGCCACTTTCGGCCATGTACTTGATGTTCTTTGGACACTTTTCCAGGTTCTTGAGGACTGCTCCAGATTTCTCAGCAGCAACTGGATCATCAGAATCATTAATCTTCATTGCGGTGAGAATCAGAATACTTCCAGCAGTTGACCCAATATTCTCCAGCAATAACTGAGACTCTGAAAGCTCTAGCAAGAAAGAGACAGCCGCGTGCCTTTCATCAATAGTACTACTTGACAGTAGCTTAACTGTCCTGGCAATGGCCTTGGTTTTTCCAACGATTTCCTGTAATATGCAGCAATTGTTAAAATTCCATTATAATATGCAGCACAAACTTGGTGCCAAGCAGCCGATCAGTTAAGTACTTGCGTATGCTATTCTAAATTGCAGATGAGTTTACGTAGGGACACAAAGTTCCTTCTTACCCTTCCTTCTTCATCCTTAACTAACAAGGACAAAAGCTCCAATGTGTCAAGCCGAATCTGTTCATTGTGGTTGTCCAACAAACGTGATAGGACCTTGGTGACACCAATTTTATGCATCAGCTCCTTGTTCTTCCCCCTCAGCTTGGCCAGCGATTTCAGCTCATGTATGGCCTCGAGCACCATAGCCTCACTAGTCGACAAAGAGAGCGCAGTTCGCGCAACTCTAATCCGCATTGCCTCATTCCTCATTTCCCATTCTGCAATCACACTCTTCAGGGAAGCATTACTCATCACTGCCTTACTCTGCAATGGAGCTTTTGTGACAGGGCAGCAGACAGGTTCCAAACTGTCTGCAGACCTCTCAAAATGCTCCTCTATGGCTCTCCTGTCATATGTCACACCGCCCTCTGTCATCACAGGATCAGTCATCACCTCTTTTGTCAGTGGACAGAAGAATCCATCATATACAGGCTCAACATATTCCGTGACCTCTGGGAGAGAGTTAAACGTCTGCCCGCCAAATTCATGTGATTCATGGTACATTCCCTGCAGAAAGTCCACCAGCCTCGGCATGTCACTCTCGTAGACAGACCTCCTATTGGGTATGTCGGTCACTGCATTCATGGACATAGCAACATCAGTGTAGCCCCTCCTTGAATTTGACTTCATTGCCACGTCAGTGTAAGCATTGTTGCCAAGTGCTGATGCTGGTATCCTGCCAAGATGATCACATATGTTCTGAATGACACTCTCCAGGTCATGAGCTATGCTTTGCATCTCATCATCTGTGAGTTGCAGCGCTCTTCCTCTGCACCTTACAGTGAGGTCTTTAGCAAGGTTGACACTGGCAAATAGAGATTCCAGTATCTGTGTCATATTGGTTGGGGCCCTGCGAGCTGTTTGACGCTCCATTATGGCCTTGCTAGACGCCATGGAGTCCTCTTGGCTAACATCAGCAGTGGGTACTATCAACATGACTGCATATCCAAACAGAAGCAGACAACAACAATGCAAATTGTCGTTCAGATATGAGAGATAATTATATGCTATAAAAAAAACAGTGTGACATATTGGAGCAGATGCATAGAACCTGAAGATCGAAGATTTTACAGAACAACCAAAATCATTGTAAGGGCATAAGTAGAAGGCTTAAGCGACTCAACGATTACTCAGAGTAGACCTGTATTTGTTTTTGGCATTACCATCTGGTGCTCCTCTAGTCCTCTTATAGCGTGACTATTTTTCTAACTGCCTAAACTAGAGATGTAAAGGCAACAGCCTTTTCTGCCTGAAGTATATCGATCACAAAAGACGCCTAAAAACCATGAAATTGTAATCCTTAGGGAGGCAAAGCATAATTTGATTACTCCGAGAACAGAAATCTTCTTGACAAAAGGATAATATGTTCTCCCCAGGAGCACTTATTGCCATGTCCCTCCACAAAGCCTCCAAACGAATAATCTCTCCAAACAAACGAATGAAGACTACAGCTATAATAAAGAACCTTACCTGTATCCATAACACCCAAGAGATTTGAGCACTGCGACTCTGTGTGGACTGTAGAGGAGTTATAGAATGAGCGGCTTTGCCTCCTTTTTCGCCAGAACAGCACCCGCTGTATCTCCTCTGAAGCACATTCTACGACAGAAGAATGCACATATAGAAGACCCAGCAAAATGGGTGAACTATGTGACCCCTTTTAATACTGGACTTATTTATCACAGGAAAGGACTGTTGATGATGCTATCCACATAAaagaagaacacaatcaatgagTGACAGTCTTGGTGATGGAATGAAATATTTCTGCAAGCAAGAAGTATGAAGTTCTTAATAGGAACAAAGTTAGGTGATAGGTAGGTTTGGCA
The sequence above is a segment of the Aegilops tauschii subsp. strangulata cultivar AL8/78 chromosome 6, Aet v6.0, whole genome shotgun sequence genome. Coding sequences within it:
- the LOC109749977 gene encoding putative U-box domain-containing protein 42 isoform X2 encodes the protein MLIVPTADVSQEDSMASSKAIMERQTARRAPTNMTQILESLFASVNLAKDLTVRCRGRALQLTDDEMQSIAHDLESVIQNICDHLGRIPASALGNNAYTDVAMKSNSRRGYTDVAMSMNAVTDIPNRRSVYESDMPRLVDFLQGMYHESHEFGGQTFNSLPEVTEYVEPVYDGFFCPLTKEVMTDPVMTEGGVTYDRRAIEEHFERSADSLEPVCCPVTKAPLQSKAVMSNASLKSVIAEWEMRNEAMRIRVARTALSLSTSEAMVLEAIHELKSLAKLRGKNKELMHKIGVTKVLSRLLDNHNEQIRLDTLELLSLLVKDEEGREIVGKTKAIARTVKLLSSSTIDERHAAVSFLLELSESQLLLENIGSTAGSILILTAMKINDSDDPVAAEKSGAVLKNLEKCPKNIKYMAESGYLGPLWSHLVEGPEEVQMEMISYLSELVLYQEVTIEITESTSGVLIKMVRSCNTVVHKAALDVLVQLSSHHPNSKVLVEAGAVLVMVEELFIRKIDDEPESYKAKAATALANIVESGIDPDTTVVNKEGHVLTSKYCIYNFVCMLKCFVPDDFNLSIIRLLLALTAFAKPLDVMVSVVRENHRGHAIVELMSSPMEALSIAATRLLITLSAHIGHTIAERLCKTQGQPGRLVRSISHARQITERHAASVTLLSRLPHRNISLNLALVQEGAVAVLLSGIEEMQSSAKRRSRYAVQYMEGLVGSLVRLTATLYNPTVLKEVMDHSLASVLTELLAGAAGSAEVQRLAAVGLENLSYQSIKLSQMLPEEGPRPKKKTMLKRLMTTRAQGNKTLQHQQPVCPVHRGVCSTVTSFCLLEAGTVEGLLGSLESDSPRVVEAALGALCTLVDDRVDVERSVAVLAELDAPRRVLGALRQHRENVLWQKCFCMVDKFLAHGDDRCVREVTGDRVLPAALVSAFHKGDAGVKQAAEGILTRLHRMPDYSATYMSVEI
- the LOC109749977 gene encoding putative U-box domain-containing protein 42 isoform X1 encodes the protein MDTVMLIVPTADVSQEDSMASSKAIMERQTARRAPTNMTQILESLFASVNLAKDLTVRCRGRALQLTDDEMQSIAHDLESVIQNICDHLGRIPASALGNNAYTDVAMKSNSRRGYTDVAMSMNAVTDIPNRRSVYESDMPRLVDFLQGMYHESHEFGGQTFNSLPEVTEYVEPVYDGFFCPLTKEVMTDPVMTEGGVTYDRRAIEEHFERSADSLEPVCCPVTKAPLQSKAVMSNASLKSVIAEWEMRNEAMRIRVARTALSLSTSEAMVLEAIHELKSLAKLRGKNKELMHKIGVTKVLSRLLDNHNEQIRLDTLELLSLLVKDEEGREIVGKTKAIARTVKLLSSSTIDERHAAVSFLLELSESQLLLENIGSTAGSILILTAMKINDSDDPVAAEKSGAVLKNLEKCPKNIKYMAESGYLGPLWSHLVEGPEEVQMEMISYLSELVLYQEVTIEITESTSGVLIKMVRSCNTVVHKAALDVLVQLSSHHPNSKVLVEAGAVLVMVEELFIRKIDDEPESYKAKAATALANIVESGIDPDTTVVNKEGHVLTSKYCIYNFVCMLKCFVPDDFNLSIIRLLLALTAFAKPLDVMVSVVRENHRGHAIVELMSSPMEALSIAATRLLITLSAHIGHTIAERLCKTQGQPGRLVRSISHARQITERHAASVTLLSRLPHRNISLNLALVQEGAVAVLLSGIEEMQSSAKRRSRYAVQYMEGLVGSLVRLTATLYNPTVLKEVMDHSLASVLTELLAGAAGSAEVQRLAAVGLENLSYQSIKLSQMLPEEGPRPKKKTMLKRLMTTRAQGNKTLQHQQPVCPVHRGVCSTVTSFCLLEAGTVEGLLGSLESDSPRVVEAALGALCTLVDDRVDVERSVAVLAELDAPRRVLGALRQHRENVLWQKCFCMVDKFLAHGDDRCVREVTGDRVLPAALVSAFHKGDAGVKQAAEGILTRLHRMPDYSATYMSVEI